Proteins encoded by one window of Pseudomonas tructae:
- a CDS encoding class II fumarate hydratase, with protein MSNTRIERDSMGELLVPAEALYGAQTQRAVNNFPISQQRMPKQFIRALLLAKAAAAKANIELKQLDQARGEAIVKAVEQLLAGDFMQHFPVDIFQTGSGTSSNMNANEVIATLASRVLGDVVNPNDHVNCGQSSNDIIPTTIHVSAALALHEQLLPALQHLVKVIDAKAEQVHPFIKTGRTHLMDAMPVRMSQVLGGWSAQVKAAIAHLQATLPSLQALAQGGTAVGTGINAHPEFAARFSQQLTALTRVEFVPGHNLFALIGSQDTAVAVSGQLKTTAVALMKIANDLRWMNSGPLAGLGEIELEGLQPGSSIMPGKVNPVIPEATAMVAAQVIGNDATIAVAGQSGNFELNVMLPIIAQNLLSSIELMANASRLLADKAIASFKVNEPKLKEALARNPILVTALNPIIGYQKAAEIAKTAYKQGRPIIEVALEHTDLTRSQLEALLDPEKLTAGGI; from the coding sequence ATGAGTAATACCCGTATCGAGCGCGACAGCATGGGTGAGCTGCTGGTGCCGGCCGAGGCCCTGTATGGCGCCCAGACCCAGCGCGCGGTGAATAACTTCCCAATCAGCCAGCAACGCATGCCGAAACAGTTCATTCGTGCTTTGCTGCTGGCGAAGGCAGCGGCGGCCAAGGCCAATATCGAACTCAAGCAGCTCGACCAGGCCCGGGGCGAGGCGATCGTCAAGGCCGTGGAGCAGTTGCTGGCCGGTGACTTCATGCAGCATTTCCCGGTGGATATCTTCCAGACCGGCTCCGGTACCAGCTCGAACATGAACGCCAACGAGGTGATCGCCACCCTGGCCAGCCGCGTGCTGGGCGACGTGGTCAACCCCAACGATCATGTCAACTGCGGGCAAAGCAGCAACGACATCATCCCCACCACCATTCATGTCAGTGCCGCTTTGGCCTTGCACGAGCAGCTGCTGCCGGCGCTGCAGCACTTGGTCAAGGTCATCGACGCCAAGGCTGAACAGGTGCATCCGTTCATCAAGACTGGCCGTACCCACCTGATGGATGCCATGCCGGTGCGCATGAGCCAGGTGCTGGGTGGGTGGTCGGCGCAGGTCAAGGCAGCCATTGCCCATCTGCAGGCCACCCTGCCAAGCCTGCAGGCGCTGGCCCAGGGCGGCACCGCCGTGGGCACTGGTATCAATGCCCATCCTGAATTTGCTGCGCGCTTCAGCCAGCAACTGACCGCGCTGACCCGCGTCGAGTTTGTGCCGGGGCACAACCTGTTCGCTCTGATTGGCTCACAAGACACCGCAGTAGCGGTATCGGGCCAGCTCAAGACCACTGCCGTGGCGCTGATGAAGATCGCCAACGACCTGCGCTGGATGAACTCCGGGCCGCTTGCCGGCCTGGGCGAAATCGAGCTCGAAGGCTTGCAGCCGGGCTCTTCGATCATGCCGGGCAAGGTCAATCCGGTGATTCCTGAGGCTACCGCCATGGTTGCCGCGCAGGTGATCGGCAACGACGCGACCATCGCCGTGGCCGGGCAATCGGGCAACTTCGAACTCAACGTGATGCTGCCGATCATCGCCCAGAACCTGCTCAGCAGTATCGAGTTGATGGCCAATGCCAGTCGTCTGCTGGCCGACAAGGCGATCGCCAGTTTCAAGGTCAATGAGCCCAAGCTCAAGGAAGCCCTGGCGCGCAACCCGATCCTGGTGACGGCTTTGAACCCGATCATCGGCTACCAGAAGGCCGCCGAAATCG